The segment AAGCGCCTGGACACCACCTTCCTGGAAAGCCTCATGACCCGCCACGGAAGTGGCGTGGACGTGCTCGCCGCCCCGGATCGCCTGGAAGATACGGAGGCCCTGTCCGCCGAGGGCATGAAGACCATGCTGGAGCTGATGCGCGGTATGTACGGCACCGTGGTCGTGGATGGCAGCCCTTATCTCGATCCTCCGTCTCTGGCCGCCCTGGAAGCTGCTGACGAAATCCTGCTCACCACCGAACTGTCTCTGCCCTGCCTGTCCCTGGTGCGGCGCCTACTGGAGTCCTTTGCCAATCTGGACGGCAATATCGAAAACAAGATCCGACTGGTGGTCACCCGCCATCAGGCTCAGGGAGGCATCACCCCCAACGAGGCCGAAGAACTGCTGGGCATCAAGGTCCACTGGCTCATCGACAACGACTATTCCGGAACCCTGGAAGCCATCAACCTCGGGCGCCCGCTTTATGAGTCCGCTCCCAAGTCTGCCGCAGCCCGGTCCATCGTCAAGCTCGCGGCCCGCTACACGGCTCCCGCATCGGCACAGACAGGTGGGAAGTCCGGTCTGCTGAAGCGCTTTTTGGGCAGAAAGAAGAACGAGTCCTGTTCCATCCCGTCCGGAATCAATCTCCAGGTGGAGGGCTAAGCCATGAGTCTCGCCGACAGACTGAACCGTAGCGCCCGCATGGGCGGCATCGCCCGAGCCCCAAGACCGGCACCGGCACCTCTGCGCCCTGAACAGCCCGTAGCAGAACCCTCCGTGGAATCCACAATTCCTGAGGACGAGTTCCTGTTTGAAACACCTGCGGGGGAACAGTCCATTCCCGGAGAACATCACGCACCAGAGGCTCCCGTTGCACCTGTAGAGCCCGTTGCTCCTCGTATGTCTGCGGCAGCTCCCGTCAGTCAGGTGGAGACCACCCGCCCCGTTCTCGCAAAGCCCATGGAAACCCCAGAAATCGGCAGCGGCGATCCTGGCATTACCCACAATGAAGATTACTACGACATCAAGGCCAAACTGCATGAACGCCTCATCGAAAGCCTGGACCTGTCGGCGGTGGACGAGTTGGCCCCCGAACGCCTGCGCGACGAAATCGCCCGCTTGGTCGGTCGTATTCTGCGCGATGAGTTCCGCCATGCCCCCCTGAACGCAGCCGAACGCCGCCAGGCCATCGCGGAAATTCAAGACGAAGTCCTTGGACTGGGACCTCTGGAGCCCTTGCTTCAGGACCCCAGCGTGTCGGATATTCTGGTCAACAACCACCGCCAGATTTACGTGGAACGCAGGGGCAAGCTGCAACGAGTAAGTACCCGTTTCCGTGATGATGAGCACCTGAAGAAGATCATCGACCGCATCGTTTCGCGCATCGGACGCCGCGTAGACGAATCCTCTCCCATGGTGGACGCCCGCCTGGAAGATGGCTCGCGCGTCAACGCCATTATCCCGCCTCTGGCCCTGGACGGACCGAGTATGTCCATCCGGCGCTTCTCACGCGACCCACTGGAACTGGAAGACCTCATAAATTACGGAGCGTTGACCCCTGCGATGGGCGAAGTGCTCAAGGGCATCGTTCGCGCCCGCTTGAACATCATCGTCTCCGGCGGAACCGGCTCGGGCAAGACCACCATGCTCAACTGTCTGTCGCGCTTCGTGCCTCACGACGAACGTGTCGTGACCATCGAGGACGCCGCCGAGCTGCAACTCAAGCAGGACCATGTGGTGCGCCTGGAAACCCGCCCGCCCAATATTGAAGGCGAAGGCGAAGTCACGGCCCGCGATCTAGTCAAGAACTGCCTGCGCATGCGCCCCGACCGCATCATCGTTGGCGAGGTCCGTGGCGGCGAGGTTCTGGACATGCTCCAAGCCATGAACACCGGCCATGATGGCTCCCTGACCACCGTTCACGCCAACAGCCCACGCGATGCTCTGATGCGCATGGAAACCATGGTCGCCATGGCAGGTCTGAACATCACAGGCTCGTCACTGAAGCGTTACATTTCTTCGGCAGTGGACGTCATCGTGCAGGTCAGCCGCCTGTCCGACGGTTCACGCAAGATCATCAGCCTGTCCGAGATTGCCGGCATGGAAGGGGAAGCCATCACCATGCAGGAAATCTTCGCCTTCAAGCAGGAAGGCATCGGCCCTGACGGCAAGGTTATTGGCGAATCCAAGGCCATGGGAATCCGACCCAAGTTCGCTCCGCGCCTTGAGGCTGCAGGCATCCATTTCGACGGTGCCATCTTCGATCCGAAGCTGGCGGATGAAGGAGGTTGGTCCTCATGATTGCTCTGGTCGCCTTTGTCATCATCATCGCCATGTTTGCCATGTCCATGGGCATCCTGGATCTGTTCTTCGCCAAAAAGCGTGCAAACCGGGCTCGCGTTGGCAAGCGCCTGACCGCTTTGAATCAGAACGTGAGTACCGGCGAGCAGGTGAATATCGAACGCACGCGCAGCCTGTCTGACGTGGACTGGCTGAACAGGGCCCTGAAGCAGCAATCCTGGAGCCAACGCCTGGACAACATCCTGGAACAGGCCCAGGTGAGGGTCAATGTTTCAACTCTGGTGCTGACTTCTCTGGTGGGTGCAACCACGGCACTGTTCATTACTCAGGCCATGACGGAAAACTTTTTCATCCGCTTGATCCCGACGGCGATCTTCTTCTACGCCCCGTTCTTCTGGGTCAGACGGCGCAAGGCCAAGCGTATGCACAAGTTCAATGCCCAACTGGCCGATGCCCTGGACCTCATTGCCCGGGCGCTCAAGGCTGGGCACGCCTTTTCACAGGGCATGCGCATGGTGGCTGACGAATTCGAAGACCCCATCGGTCCTGAATTCTCCAAGACTCTGGACGAAATCAACTTTGGAATCTCCGTCGGCCAGGCATTGCTCAACCTGACCCAGCGCGTGGACTGCACGGACCTCAAATTCTTCGTGGTTTCGGTCAATATCCAACGCGAGACGGGCGGCAACCTCTCCGAGATCGTGGGCAATATCGCCCGCCTGGTTCGGGAACGCTTCAGATTCGCCGGCAAGGTCCAGGTTCTGGCTGCCGAGGGCAAGCTCACAGCCTACATCCTGCTCTCGCTGCCCTTTGCAATCGGTTTTGCAATCACTGCCATCAACCCCGACTACATGAGCGAAATGCACACCACGGAGGCTGGCCGCAACCTCATCACGGGAGCACTCATCCTCATGGGCTGCGGCGCTGCAGTGCTCAAGAAACTCATCACCATCAGGGTCTAGGGAGGGATAGCCATGAACGACACCATGCTTCTGCCTCTTGCCGCCGCCGGGCTGGCCTTTGCCTCGATCCTGCTTCTGACGCTTGGCGTCTCCGGGATGGTGGGCAACAAGAACCGCGTCTCACGCCTGCGTGAACGACTGGAAGGCAAGCGCGCGCCGAAGAAGCCCGGACTCACGGCCACCCTGACTCAGGGCGCACGCCAGTTGGGCGAACGCCTCGGCCCCAAGGATGAAAGCGAACTTTCTGAAACCGGCGAAATGCTGATCCAGGCGGGATACCGCAATAGCACGGCACCCAAGATTTTCTGGGGCGTGAAGGTCTGTCTGACACTGATGGGCCTCATCGCCGCGCTGGGAGCAAAGATGCTGGCCCCGGTGCAAATCCCCAACGGTTTGCTGGCGCTGCTGTTCGTGGTCCCCATGTTCATGGGCATGTACCTGCCCAACATCTGGTTGCGCATCAAGGTCAAGAAGCGCCGCCGCGAAATCATCAACGCCATGCCCGATGCGCTGGACCTTTTGGTGGTCTGCGTGGAAGCAGGCATGGGCCTGGACCAGGCCCTGGCGCGCGTCAGCAACGAAATGCGACTGACCAGCCCCATCCTGGCCAGCGAACTGCACACCGTGATTCTTGAACTGCGCGCAGGCAAGACCCGAGCCGACGCCCTGCGTAACCTGGCTGGGCGAGTAGGCGTGGATGACGTCACAAGCCTGGTGACGCTTCTTGTCCAGGCCGACTCCTTCGGCACCAGCGTAGCCCAGACTTTGCGCGTGTACTCGGATGCCTTGCGTACCACCCGTTATCAACGCGCCGAGGAAATCGCAGCCAAGATGCCCGTAAAAATTCTATTCCCGCTGATCTTCTTCATTCTGCCCTCATTGCTCGTGGCCATCATGGGCCCGGCAGGACTGAAGATGGTGAAATTGTTTGCAACGATGAAATAGGAGGACTCCGCCATGTTAAGAACCATATCAACCATCGTGATCATCGCCGCCCTGACGGCCAGCACGCTGCCAGGATGCTCCTCCAAGGCACCAAAGGCATCCGACCTGACGCTCATGGAGCGTTACCACAGCGGCATGTCGCTGGTCGGCGACGACGGCAACCTGAGCAGTGAGCAGGAACAAGCCAGAGCTCACCTTTCCCGCGGGATGCACTTTGCCGGACAGCAGCGCTATGAGTTGGCCTTCGAGCAATACACGAGAGCCACGGTCCTCGACCCGACTCTGGCCGAAGCCCGCTATCGCCGTGGCCTGATCCTCATGGAAAACGGCATGCACGACCAGGCTCTGGCCGAATTTGCCGCCGTGAGCGAACAGATGCCCGACTTCGCCCCCGCCCATGAGGCCGCCGGACTGGTCTACTTCAAGAGTGCATTGTATCTTGAATCCGAGCAGCATTTAATCCGCGCCCTGAGCCTGAATCCAAACCTGGTGAGGGCCCACGTGCATATCGGCGTGATTCGCAATTATGCCAAGGATTATGAAGGAGCGCTCAAGTCCTTCAGTTCCGCCCTGATGGTCGCCCCCAACGATGGCAGCATCTACAACAACATCGGCATGACCCAATCCATGATGGGCAATGACGAAGACGCCGTGCAGGCCTTCAACATGGCCCTGCGCATGGGCGCTCCATCGGCCAAGGCATACAACAACATGGGATTGGCCCTGGCCCGTCTGCAACGCTGGGACGAGGCTCTGGAAGCCTTCCGTTGCGGCAATGGCGAGGCCGCAGCCTATAACAACATCGGCTATCTCTACTTCCTGGATGGCATGTATCCGCAGGCCATCGCCTCATTCGAGCGTGCCATTGAGCTGGAACCTCAATACTACGTCCGCGCCAGTGAGAACCTGAAGCGCGCCCGACTGGCACTGAGTTTTGCCGATAACGCTGCCCCGCGTAGCGCCCCGGTCCGTGGCACGACCTCCATCCCCAGCCTGATGGCCCCCGCTTCCGTATCTCCCGGCCCGCTGGTGCCCGCTGGTGGCGCCCCCGGCCCGGAGCTGGAATCGGCCTACCCCACACCCGGTGCCCCGGCCATGAAGACACCTCAACCCCAGTCGTTCGACTCCGAAAGCGTCAAGCCCGTGGTACCCATCGATCACAACTCCGGCCTGACAAGCTCCGGTCTCGTGTCCAAGGCGCAGGCGGTGGTTACGACCCCAATCATGCCTCGCAGCAACGGGCTCATGACCACTGCATCGGTTAGCCATGCCTCCCTTTCCGGCAGCGGACTGCCCATGGCACAGACCGTTGCTTTTTCACCTGTTCCGTCAACCATGAACCGGCCGCCCATGGCCTCTCCCGTTGCGCACCCCATCGCCACTGGGGACACCCCGGAACCGACGCCCAGCGTTGATTTGTCGGAATACATCCCGGGACCCATGCCCGCAAAGCCAGTGTACACATTGCACGTCAGCTCCTGGCGGACCCCGGAACATGCCTTACGCCATGCAGACAACCTGAAGGCCCAGGGCCAGACGCCCTACATTCTGCATGTGCATCTGCCCGAGAAGGGCGACTGGTATCGCGTGACCATCGGCATGTACGACTCATTGGCCACCGCACGGGAAAGTCTTGAGTCCCATAGGCAGGAAAACGAATTCAAGGGATTGCGCATTGTCCGTAGCCAGCGTCATCTGCTGCCCCAAGGTTAGGAGCGCAATCCCATGACTGGAGGAATTGCCATGCTACGCAAACTCATTGGATCCAACAGAGGCGTCTCGGCCCTGGAAGCGGCACTGTTGCTGCCGGTCCTGGCAGGACTCCTGTACGTGGTCGTCGAGGGAGCCGGAGCACTGATCACTTATTCATCGCTGTCAGAAGCCAGCAGTGTGGCTGCTCGCCAAGTACTCATGACCGGTGAAAGTTCGCACATCCCGGATCTGGTCAATGCACTGCTGCCAGACCTTGATCCCTCAGACATCGTCACAACCGTAACTTTTGAAGATGCTGGAAGCACAGTGACCGTGGAGGTGACTTATGACTATCAAACACAGCTCGGTGGAAACCCGCTTAGTGACACGAGTTCTGACCTGCTTACGCTCGTTGCGAGCACGAGCATGCCGGTTCCCTAAGCAACTCATCACCGACACACGTGGTGCGACAGCGGTCTTCGTGGCAGCTGCCATCCCGACTCTGGTCGGCCTTGCCGGACTGGGGCTGGACTCGGCCCTGCTGTATCAGGCCCATGGCCGCCTGCAATCCGCTGTGGATTCCGCAGCACTGGCAGGTAGCCTGGAGCTGCCCTACGATCCCGACATGACCAAGGGCATCGTGGAAGCCGCTGCCGTGGAATATCTGGAAAAGAATTATCCCGAAGCTCAACTCAAAAGTCTGGGTTCCGGCACCGAAGCCCGAAGCGTGACGGTTGAAGGCGAAGCCGTGGTGGACCTGTTGCTCCTGGATGCTCTGGGCCTCTCGGATACGGTCATCACCGCCAAGGCCACTGCCGGATTCAACAACCTGGAAATAGTGTTCGTCATTGACAACTCGGGCAGCATGAAGGGCGCCCCCATCACCGAGACCAACGAGGCATCAGTGAATCTGGTGAACCTGATCATGCCTGCGGGCATGGAGTCTTCGGTCAAGGTCGGCCTGGTGCCTTTCCGCGGCAAAGTTCGCATCCCGGCCAACGTGGACGGACTGCCTGCTGGTTGCCGGAATGCGGACGGTACATTCAACTGGGACCTGGATGAAGAATACTACAAGACTGAGTATCGCTATCCGGTCGGAAGCTACCTGCGCGTGAGCAGTGGCACCTGCTCCGGCATCCCCGAGACCCAGGGATTGACTCATGACCGCAGCTCCATCGTTACGGCCATCGAGGATCAGGATGCACGAGGCACGGCTTCGGGCACGGTCATCTCTGAAGGGCTCAAGTGGGCGCGACACGTTCTGACCCCGGAAGCTCCGTTCACCGAAGGTTCTGACAAGGATGATATG is part of the Desulfovibrio ferrophilus genome and harbors:
- a CDS encoding AAA family ATPase — encoded protein: MSTTYPTNLVLQSPKAAKHLGALVATHPRFDVGQSKNGPAGLVIYELGRDTASDLDRIHRLVSGGRVAEVFVSATVKDPDLIIAAMRAGVTEFLPWPMESEDLTAALNRFVERRETASTRQPSLASEGPKGRIIHVLGVKGGVGATTLAVNLAVETARLDPSRPVALVDAALPAGEIPLFLDFDYTYTWAEAVRDVKRLDTTFLESLMTRHGSGVDVLAAPDRLEDTEALSAEGMKTMLELMRGMYGTVVVDGSPYLDPPSLAALEAADEILLTTELSLPCLSLVRRLLESFANLDGNIENKIRLVVTRHQAQGGITPNEAEELLGIKVHWLIDNDYSGTLEAINLGRPLYESAPKSAAARSIVKLAARYTAPASAQTGGKSGLLKRFLGRKKNESCSIPSGINLQVEG
- a CDS encoding CpaF family protein, which codes for METPEIGSGDPGITHNEDYYDIKAKLHERLIESLDLSAVDELAPERLRDEIARLVGRILRDEFRHAPLNAAERRQAIAEIQDEVLGLGPLEPLLQDPSVSDILVNNHRQIYVERRGKLQRVSTRFRDDEHLKKIIDRIVSRIGRRVDESSPMVDARLEDGSRVNAIIPPLALDGPSMSIRRFSRDPLELEDLINYGALTPAMGEVLKGIVRARLNIIVSGGTGSGKTTMLNCLSRFVPHDERVVTIEDAAELQLKQDHVVRLETRPPNIEGEGEVTARDLVKNCLRMRPDRIIVGEVRGGEVLDMLQAMNTGHDGSLTTVHANSPRDALMRMETMVAMAGLNITGSSLKRYISSAVDVIVQVSRLSDGSRKIISLSEIAGMEGEAITMQEIFAFKQEGIGPDGKVIGESKAMGIRPKFAPRLEAAGIHFDGAIFDPKLADEGGWSS
- a CDS encoding type II secretion system F family protein: MIALVAFVIIIAMFAMSMGILDLFFAKKRANRARVGKRLTALNQNVSTGEQVNIERTRSLSDVDWLNRALKQQSWSQRLDNILEQAQVRVNVSTLVLTSLVGATTALFITQAMTENFFIRLIPTAIFFYAPFFWVRRRKAKRMHKFNAQLADALDLIARALKAGHAFSQGMRMVADEFEDPIGPEFSKTLDEINFGISVGQALLNLTQRVDCTDLKFFVVSVNIQRETGGNLSEIVGNIARLVRERFRFAGKVQVLAAEGKLTAYILLSLPFAIGFAITAINPDYMSEMHTTEAGRNLITGALILMGCGAAVLKKLITIRV
- a CDS encoding type II secretion system F family protein; the encoded protein is MNDTMLLPLAAAGLAFASILLLTLGVSGMVGNKNRVSRLRERLEGKRAPKKPGLTATLTQGARQLGERLGPKDESELSETGEMLIQAGYRNSTAPKIFWGVKVCLTLMGLIAALGAKMLAPVQIPNGLLALLFVVPMFMGMYLPNIWLRIKVKKRRREIINAMPDALDLLVVCVEAGMGLDQALARVSNEMRLTSPILASELHTVILELRAGKTRADALRNLAGRVGVDDVTSLVTLLVQADSFGTSVAQTLRVYSDALRTTRYQRAEEIAAKMPVKILFPLIFFILPSLLVAIMGPAGLKMVKLFATMK
- a CDS encoding tetratricopeptide repeat protein, with translation MLRTISTIVIIAALTASTLPGCSSKAPKASDLTLMERYHSGMSLVGDDGNLSSEQEQARAHLSRGMHFAGQQRYELAFEQYTRATVLDPTLAEARYRRGLILMENGMHDQALAEFAAVSEQMPDFAPAHEAAGLVYFKSALYLESEQHLIRALSLNPNLVRAHVHIGVIRNYAKDYEGALKSFSSALMVAPNDGSIYNNIGMTQSMMGNDEDAVQAFNMALRMGAPSAKAYNNMGLALARLQRWDEALEAFRCGNGEAAAYNNIGYLYFLDGMYPQAIASFERAIELEPQYYVRASENLKRARLALSFADNAAPRSAPVRGTTSIPSLMAPASVSPGPLVPAGGAPGPELESAYPTPGAPAMKTPQPQSFDSESVKPVVPIDHNSGLTSSGLVSKAQAVVTTPIMPRSNGLMTTASVSHASLSGSGLPMAQTVAFSPVPSTMNRPPMASPVAHPIATGDTPEPTPSVDLSEYIPGPMPAKPVYTLHVSSWRTPEHALRHADNLKAQGQTPYILHVHLPEKGDWYRVTIGMYDSLATARESLESHRQENEFKGLRIVRSQRHLLPQG
- a CDS encoding TadE/TadG family type IV pilus assembly protein, which encodes MTGGIAMLRKLIGSNRGVSALEAALLLPVLAGLLYVVVEGAGALITYSSLSEASSVAARQVLMTGESSHIPDLVNALLPDLDPSDIVTTVTFEDAGSTVTVEVTYDYQTQLGGNPLSDTSSDLLTLVASTSMPVP
- a CDS encoding Tad domain-containing protein is translated as MAAAIPTLVGLAGLGLDSALLYQAHGRLQSAVDSAALAGSLELPYDPDMTKGIVEAAAVEYLEKNYPEAQLKSLGSGTEARSVTVEGEAVVDLLLLDALGLSDTVITAKATAGFNNLEIVFVIDNSGSMKGAPITETNEASVNLVNLIMPAGMESSVKVGLVPFRGKVRIPANVDGLPAGCRNADGTFNWDLDEEYYKTEYRYPVGSYLRVSSGTCSGIPETQGLTHDRSSIVTAIEDQDARGTASGTVISEGLKWARHVLTPEAPFTEGSDKDDMRKIIILLTDGDTEDGMCGGNYDVSYTPNVYWTNAYYGMLDMESHCDNGGVLNQAMLDEAQLAKDAGIEIFAVRYGNSDSTDVTLMKQVASSKAGTDDHFYDAPSPYDIDDIFKKIGRQLGWRLLN